From a single Fusobacterium pseudoperiodonticum genomic region:
- a CDS encoding toxin-antitoxin system YwqK family antitoxin, producing MKKILLALFVMCSALSFSAKVIKSDRIETKGNVVYEIGQKTPYTGVLENYNEKGIVDARAEFKNGVMDGYSKLYYPSGKLSSEATFKNGVQVGIQKDYYEDGKLKMELNYKNGKPEGLGRSYYPNGKVFIEENYKNGERDGVAKAYDENGKLLQQATFKNGEQIK from the coding sequence ATGAAAAAAATATTATTAGCATTATTTGTTATGTGTTCTGCACTTTCATTTTCAGCAAAGGTTATAAAATCAGATCGTATTGAAACTAAAGGTAATGTTGTATATGAAATAGGACAAAAAACACCTTACACAGGAGTTCTAGAAAATTACAATGAAAAAGGTATAGTAGATGCTAGAGCTGAATTTAAAAATGGTGTTATGGATGGATATTCAAAATTATATTATCCAAGTGGTAAATTATCTAGTGAAGCTACTTTCAAAAACGGAGTACAAGTTGGAATTCAAAAAGATTACTATGAAGATGGTAAACTAAAAATGGAACTTAACTATAAAAATGGTAAACCAGAAGGACTTGGAAGAAGCTATTATCCAAATGGTAAAGTATTTATAGAAGAAAACTATAAAAATGGTGAAAGAGATGGAGTTGCTAAAGCTTACGATGAAAATGGTAAATTACTTCAACAAGCTACTTTCAAAAATGGAGAACAAATTAAATAA
- a CDS encoding toxin-antitoxin system YwqK family antitoxin → MKKLLLALFVMCSALSFSAKVIKATDIDVKGNIVYEAGQNTPYTGFIDTYNEKNVLLARTEFKNGVQDGSSKIYFPSGKLSSEATFKNGVQVGVQKDYYENGKVKIETTYKNGQKTGPAKIYDENGKLDTEVNLVNGKAEGLVKSYYPNGKIRTEENYKNNERDGIAKAYDENGKLVQQATFKNGQQVK, encoded by the coding sequence ATGAAAAAATTATTATTAGCATTATTTGTTATGTGTTCTGCTCTTTCTTTCTCAGCGAAAGTTATTAAAGCAACGGACATTGATGTTAAAGGAAATATTGTGTATGAAGCTGGACAAAATACTCCTTATACAGGGTTCATCGATACTTATAATGAAAAAAATGTTTTATTAGCTAGAACTGAATTCAAAAATGGTGTACAAGATGGTAGCTCAAAAATATATTTTCCAAGTGGTAAATTATCTAGTGAAGCTACTTTCAAAAATGGAGTGCAAGTTGGAGTTCAAAAAGATTACTATGAAAATGGTAAAGTAAAAATAGAAACAACTTATAAAAATGGACAAAAAACTGGACCTGCTAAAATTTATGATGAAAATGGGAAATTAGATACTGAAGTTAACTTAGTAAATGGTAAAGCTGAAGGATTAGTAAAATCTTATTATCCTAATGGTAAAATCCGTACAGAAGAAAATTATAAAAATAATGAAAGAGATGGAATTGCTAAAGCTTACGATGAAAATGGGAAATTAGTTCAACAAGCTACTTTCAAAAATGGACAACAAGTAAAATAA
- a CDS encoding toxin-antitoxin system YwqK family antitoxin — protein sequence MKKLLLALFVMCSALSFSAKVIKATNAEVKGDVVYEAGQNAPYTGIIETYNEKGVLEAKTEFKNGIQDGSSKLYYPSGKLYSEATFQNGKQVGVQKDYYENGKVATETTYKNSQPNGPAKIYDENGKLAVEFNLVNGKAEGLLKTYYPSGKVRTEENYKNDERNGVAKAYDENGKLVQQANFKNGKQVK from the coding sequence ATGAAAAAATTATTATTAGCGTTATTTGTTATGTGTTCTGCTCTTTCTTTCTCAGCAAAGGTTATTAAGGCAACTAATGCTGAAGTTAAAGGGGATGTTGTATATGAAGCTGGACAAAATGCTCCTTATACAGGAATTATTGAAACTTATAATGAAAAAGGTGTTTTAGAAGCTAAAACTGAATTCAAAAATGGTATTCAAGATGGTAGCTCAAAATTATATTATCCAAGTGGTAAATTATATAGTGAAGCTACTTTCCAAAATGGTAAACAAGTAGGAGTTCAAAAAGATTACTACGAAAATGGTAAAGTGGCTACAGAAACAACTTATAAAAATAGCCAACCAAATGGACCTGCTAAAATTTATGATGAAAATGGGAAATTAGCTGTTGAATTTAATTTAGTAAATGGTAAAGCTGAAGGATTATTAAAAACTTATTATCCAAGTGGTAAAGTTCGTACAGAAGAAAACTACAAAAATGATGAAAGAAATGGAGTCGCTAAAGCTTATGACGAAAATGGTAAATTAGTTCAACAAGCTAATTTCAAAAATGGTAAACAAGTTAAATAA
- the rnmV gene encoding ribonuclease M5: protein MKKKIKEVIVVEGKDDISAVKNAVDAEVFQVNGHAVRKNRSIELLKLAYENKGLIILTDPDYAGEEIRKYLCKHFPNAKNAYISRVSGTKDGDIGVENASPEDIITALEKARFSLDNSENIFDLNLMMDYGLIGKNNSSDLRAELGSELGIGYSNAKQFMAKLNRYGISLEEFKKAYEKIIK from the coding sequence ATGAAAAAGAAGATAAAAGAAGTTATTGTTGTTGAAGGAAAAGATGATATTTCAGCAGTAAAAAATGCTGTTGATGCAGAAGTATTTCAAGTTAATGGTCATGCTGTTAGAAAAAATAGAAGTATTGAGTTACTAAAACTAGCCTATGAAAATAAGGGACTCATCATTTTAACAGATCCTGACTATGCTGGTGAAGAGATAAGAAAATACTTATGTAAACACTTTCCCAATGCAAAAAATGCCTATATTTCTCGTGTAAGTGGTACAAAAGATGGAGATATTGGAGTTGAAAATGCTTCTCCCGAAGATATTATCACTGCACTTGAAAAAGCAAGATTTAGCTTAGATAATTCAGAAAATATATTTGACTTAAATTTAATGATGGATTATGGTTTAATAGGAAAAAATAACTCTTCTGATTTAAGAGCTGAATTAGGTTCTGAACTAGGTATTGGTTATTCAAACGCCAAGCAATTTATGGCGAAATTAAATAGATATGGAATAAGTCTTGAAGAATTTAAAAAGGCTTATGAAAAAATTATTAAATAA
- the asnS gene encoding asparagine--tRNA ligase, translating to MITVKDIFRHGEEYLNKEIELFGWVRKIRDQKKFGFIELNDGSFFKGVQIVFEEGLANFDEVSRLSIASTIKVKGTLVKSEGSGQDLEVKAKEIEVFQKADLEYPLQNKRHTFEYLRTKAHLRARTNTFSAVFRVRSVLAYAIHKFFQENNFVYVHTPIITGSDAEGAGEMFRITTFDLNKVPKKENGEIDFSKDFFGKSTNLTVSGQLNVETYCAAFRNVYTFGPTFRAEYSNTARHASEFWMVEPEIAFADLGANMELAEAMVKYIIKYVMDNCPEEMEFFNSFIEKGLFDKLNNVLNNDFARVTYTEAIEILEKSGKKFEFPVKWGIDLQSEHERYLAEEYFKKPVFVTDYPKDIKAFYMKLNDDNKTVRAMDLLAPGIGEIIGGSQREDNYDLLVKRMDELGLNKEDYEFYLDLRRFGSFPHSGYGLGFERMMMYLTGMQNIRDVIPFPRTPNNAEF from the coding sequence ATGATTACTGTAAAGGATATTTTTAGACACGGTGAAGAGTATCTAAACAAAGAGATAGAGCTTTTTGGTTGGGTAAGAAAAATTAGAGATCAAAAGAAATTTGGTTTTATTGAACTAAATGATGGTTCATTTTTTAAAGGAGTTCAAATAGTTTTTGAAGAAGGACTTGCAAATTTTGATGAAGTTTCAAGACTTTCAATAGCTTCTACTATTAAAGTAAAAGGGACTCTTGTTAAATCTGAAGGTAGTGGACAAGATTTAGAAGTTAAGGCTAAAGAAATTGAAGTATTCCAAAAGGCTGACTTAGAATATCCATTACAAAATAAAAGACATACTTTTGAATACTTAAGAACTAAAGCTCATTTAAGAGCAAGAACTAACACTTTCTCAGCAGTATTCAGAGTTAGATCTGTACTTGCTTATGCAATACATAAATTTTTCCAAGAAAATAACTTTGTTTATGTGCATACTCCAATCATAACAGGTTCTGATGCTGAAGGTGCAGGAGAAATGTTTAGAATTACAACTTTTGATTTAAACAAAGTACCTAAGAAAGAAAATGGAGAGATTGATTTTTCTAAAGACTTCTTTGGTAAATCTACTAACCTAACAGTTAGTGGTCAATTAAATGTTGAAACTTACTGTGCTGCTTTTAGAAATGTTTATACTTTTGGACCAACATTCAGAGCAGAATATTCAAATACAGCAAGACATGCTTCTGAATTCTGGATGGTAGAGCCTGAAATAGCTTTTGCTGACTTAGGAGCTAATATGGAACTTGCTGAAGCAATGGTTAAATACATCATTAAATATGTTATGGATAACTGTCCTGAAGAAATGGAATTCTTTAACTCATTCATTGAAAAAGGACTATTTGATAAATTAAACAATGTACTTAACAATGATTTTGCTAGAGTTACTTATACAGAGGCTATAGAAATTCTAGAAAAATCTGGTAAGAAATTTGAATTTCCTGTTAAATGGGGAATAGACTTACAAAGTGAACATGAAAGATACTTAGCTGAAGAATACTTCAAAAAACCTGTATTCGTAACAGATTATCCTAAAGATATTAAGGCTTTCTATATGAAGCTTAACGATGACAATAAAACTGTTAGAGCTATGGACTTACTAGCACCAGGAATTGGAGAAATAATTGGTGGTTCTCAAAGAGAAGACAACTACGACTTACTTGTTAAGAGAATGGATGAATTAGGGCTTAATAAAGAAGATTATGAATTTTATTTAGATTTAAGAAGATTTGGAAGTTTCCCACATTCTGGATATGGTCTAGGATTTGAAAGAATGATGATGTATCTAACTGGTATGCAAAATATCAGAGACGTAATACCATTCCCAAGAACTCCAAACAATGCAGAATTTTAA
- a CDS encoding DUF896 domain-containing protein: protein MEMKDIIEKVNYYAKLSKERKLTEEEIKDREIYRRMYLDQFKAQVRKHLDNIEIVDEKDFKN, encoded by the coding sequence ATGGAAATGAAAGATATAATAGAAAAAGTTAATTACTATGCTAAATTAAGTAAGGAAAGAAAACTTACAGAAGAAGAAATAAAAGATAGAGAAATATATAGAAGAATGTATTTAGATCAGTTTAAAGCACAGGTCAGAAAACATTTAGATAATATAGAAATCGTTGATGAAAAAGATTTTAAAAACTAG
- a CDS encoding FtsW/RodA/SpoVE family cell cycle protein, with amino-acid sequence MKRKIDFNNRATDQVAFHNMMNEKDEEKRKEKKSKRRNNIISFFFILVMIGSLNFISSISRFDNAKVMDKAFKQSIILGLSLVIFILMCSKKFGGLFNKSVSGPLFRFSFLLGSSILFIFVALGPSSIFPTVNGGKGWIRLGSLSLQIPELLKVPFVISIAGIFARGKDTNEKISYIKNFWTALIYTSTFAVLITLALKDMGTAIHYVLIAGFMLFLSDIPNKVLYPIFFGGLAVAPVLLSFLSKVLTGYKQHRIKVYLEGILHNNYDRVDAYQIYQSLIAFGTGGIFGKGIGNGVQKYNYIPEVETDFAIANLGEETGFVGMIIVLFLFFTLFVLIMNIAGKSKNYFYKYLVSGIAGYIITQVIINIGVAIGLIPVFGIPLPFISAGGSSILALSLSMGYIIYINNNHTTD; translated from the coding sequence ATGAAAAGAAAAATAGATTTTAACAATAGGGCTACTGACCAAGTAGCTTTTCACAATATGATGAATGAAAAAGACGAAGAAAAAAGAAAAGAAAAGAAAAGTAAGAGAAGAAATAATATCATTTCCTTTTTTTTCATTTTGGTAATGATAGGTTCTCTTAATTTTATTAGTTCAATATCTAGATTTGACAATGCTAAAGTTATGGATAAAGCTTTTAAACAATCAATTATTTTAGGACTTTCTCTTGTAATTTTTATTCTTATGTGTTCAAAAAAATTTGGTGGCTTATTCAATAAAAGTGTGAGTGGTCCTCTCTTTAGGTTTAGTTTTCTTTTAGGTAGTTCAATACTTTTTATATTTGTCGCTCTAGGTCCTAGCAGCATTTTCCCAACAGTAAACGGTGGTAAGGGTTGGATCCGTCTAGGTTCATTGAGTTTACAGATACCAGAACTACTAAAAGTTCCTTTTGTTATTTCCATAGCGGGTATATTTGCAAGAGGAAAAGACACTAATGAGAAAATATCCTATATTAAGAATTTTTGGACAGCTTTAATTTATACAAGTACTTTTGCAGTCTTAATTACTTTAGCTTTAAAAGATATGGGAACTGCTATACACTATGTTTTAATAGCAGGTTTTATGTTATTTTTATCAGATATTCCAAATAAAGTATTGTATCCTATTTTCTTTGGAGGACTTGCAGTTGCACCTGTACTTCTTTCTTTCTTATCTAAGGTTTTAACAGGTTATAAACAACATAGAATTAAAGTATATTTAGAAGGAATTCTTCATAATAATTATGATAGAGTTGATGCCTATCAAATCTATCAATCACTTATTGCCTTTGGAACAGGGGGTATATTTGGAAAAGGTATAGGAAACGGAGTTCAAAAGTATAACTATATTCCTGAGGTGGAAACGGACTTTGCTATTGCAAATCTTGGTGAAGAAACAGGTTTTGTTGGAATGATTATAGTTTTATTCCTATTCTTTACTTTGTTTGTTTTGATAATGAATATTGCTGGTAAATCCAAAAATTACTTCTATAAATATTTAGTTTCAGGAATAGCTGGCTATATTATAACTCAGGTTATTATAAATATAGGAGTTGCTATAGGTTTGATTCCAGTCTTTGGTATACCTTTACCATTTATAAGTGCTGGAGGTTCTTCAATACTTGCACTATCTCTTTCTATGGGATATATTATATACATTAATAATAACCATACTACTGATTAA
- a CDS encoding toxin-antitoxin system YwqK family antitoxin, giving the protein MKIKKISFLLVLLFSLNLFGANSKNISNTSKLNVPKRSFLNGPVKTYYKNGKIKSKEYYTGNRKTGIWQYYHENGKIKTEVMFNALSKDEEAIVKTYDEKGVIISSGKVINGEMVDVWTYYDEMGRKLNTYDLTKGVIVTYSEKGKVILRVSEKALLNRLEEIMVEVNNDRIRANEEKN; this is encoded by the coding sequence ATGAAAATTAAAAAAATATCTTTTTTGTTAGTTTTACTTTTTAGCTTGAATCTTTTTGGAGCTAATAGTAAAAATATATCAAATACTTCAAAGCTTAATGTCCCAAAAAGAAGCTTTTTAAATGGACCAGTAAAAACTTACTATAAAAATGGAAAAATCAAATCAAAAGAGTATTATACTGGTAATAGAAAGACTGGAATATGGCAATATTATCATGAAAATGGAAAGATAAAAACAGAAGTAATGTTTAATGCCTTATCAAAAGATGAAGAAGCCATTGTTAAGACTTACGATGAAAAAGGAGTTATCATAAGCTCAGGGAAAGTTATAAATGGGGAAATGGTCGATGTATGGACTTATTATGATGAGATGGGAAGAAAATTAAATACTTATGACTTAACAAAGGGAGTAATAGTAACTTATAGTGAAAAAGGAAAAGTGATACTTCGAGTCTCTGAAAAAGCCTTACTTAATCGTTTAGAAGAAATAATGGTGGAGGTGAATAATGACAGAATTAGAGCTAATGAGGAAAAAAATTGA
- a CDS encoding chorismate mutase encodes MTELELMRKKIDEIDEKLLVLFKERLEVSKQIGILKKKYKMNIFDPEREKQIISEATEAMSDNEKKYTESFLHNLMDISKEVQSE; translated from the coding sequence ATGACAGAATTAGAGCTAATGAGGAAAAAAATTGATGAAATTGATGAAAAGCTTTTAGTTTTGTTTAAAGAAAGATTAGAAGTTTCAAAGCAAATTGGCATATTGAAGAAAAAATATAAGATGAATATTTTTGATCCAGAAAGAGAAAAACAAATAATATCAGAGGCAACAGAAGCTATGTCTGATAATGAAAAAAAATATACAGAAAGTTTTTTACATAATTTGATGGATATAAGTAAGGAGGTTCAAAGTGAATGA
- a CDS encoding shikimate dehydrogenase family protein, whose amino-acid sequence MRKFGLLGKKLSHSLSPLLHEVFFEEFGVEAEYNLYEVTETEIDNFKSYMLENSIEGVNITVPYKKAFLDKLDFISDEARAIGAINLLYVKDNKFYGDNTDYYGFKRTLISNQINPSGKRIAIIGRGGASASVYKVLKDMGAEDITFYFRKDKLSKIEFPENIEGDIIINTTPVGMYPNIEDNIVDEQILKKFKIAIDLIYNPLETKFLKIARENGLKTINGMEMLIGQALKTDEILYDIVLSNQLREKIIKKIVKKVKEFYENNGN is encoded by the coding sequence ATGAGGAAATTTGGACTTTTAGGTAAAAAGCTTTCACATTCTCTATCACCACTTCTACATGAGGTCTTTTTTGAAGAATTTGGAGTAGAGGCTGAATATAATCTATATGAAGTTACTGAAACTGAAATAGATAATTTTAAAAGCTATATGCTTGAAAATTCTATTGAAGGAGTAAATATAACTGTTCCTTATAAAAAAGCATTTTTAGATAAACTAGATTTCATCAGTGATGAAGCTAGAGCAATTGGTGCTATAAATCTTCTCTATGTAAAAGACAATAAGTTCTATGGAGATAACACTGATTACTATGGTTTTAAACGTACACTTATTAGTAATCAAATAAATCCAAGTGGAAAAAGAATAGCTATTATTGGTAGAGGTGGAGCTAGTGCCAGTGTGTATAAAGTTTTAAAGGATATGGGAGCAGAAGATATAACTTTCTATTTTAGAAAAGATAAATTAAGTAAAATAGAATTTCCAGAAAATATAGAAGGAGATATAATAATCAATACAACTCCTGTTGGAATGTATCCTAATATTGAAGATAATATTGTAGATGAACAAATTTTAAAAAAATTCAAAATAGCTATAGACTTAATATACAATCCCTTAGAGACAAAATTTTTAAAAATAGCAAGAGAAAATGGTTTAAAAACTATAAATGGAATGGAAATGTTAATAGGGCAAGCCTTAAAGACAGATGAAATTCTGTATGATATTGTCTTATCAAATCAGCTTAGAGAAAAAATAATAAAAAAAATAGTAAAGAAGGTTAAAGAGTTTTATGAAAATAATGGTAATTAA
- the aroQ gene encoding type II 3-dehydroquinate dehydratase, translated as MKIMVINGPNLNMLGIREKNIYGTFTYEDLCKYIETYPNYKEKDIDFTFLQTNHEGEIVDYLHKAYTEKYDGIVLNAGGYTHTSVAIHDAIKAVSIPTVEVHISNIHAREEFRKNCMTSPACVGQITGLGKLGYVLAVVYLTEERKK; from the coding sequence ATGAAAATAATGGTAATTAATGGACCTAACTTAAATATGTTAGGTATAAGAGAAAAAAATATCTATGGCACTTTCACTTATGAAGATTTATGTAAGTATATAGAAACTTATCCAAACTATAAGGAGAAAGATATTGACTTTACATTTTTACAAACTAATCATGAAGGTGAAATAGTTGATTACTTACATAAGGCTTATACAGAAAAATATGATGGTATTGTTTTGAATGCAGGGGGTTATACTCACACATCAGTTGCTATACATGATGCAATAAAGGCAGTTAGTATTCCCACTGTGGAAGTACATATCTCAAATATTCATGCTAGAGAAGAATTTAGAAAAAATTGTATGACTTCACCTGCCTGTGTTGGACAGATAACAGGGCTAGGAAAGTTAGGCTATGTTTTAGCAGTTGTATATTTAACAGAAGAAAGGAAAAAATAA
- a CDS encoding exodeoxyribonuclease III, whose protein sequence is MKLISWNVNGIRAAIKKGFLDYFNEQNADIFCLQETKLSAGQLDLELKGYHQYWNYAEKKGYSGTAIFTKEEPLSVSYGLGIEEHDKEGRVITLEFEKFYMITVYTPNSKDELLRLDYRMVWEDEFRKYLKNLEKKKPVVVCGDLNVAHKEIDLKNPKTNRRNAGFTDEERGKFTELLESGFIDTFRYFYPDLEHAYSWWSYRANARKNNTGWRIDYFVVSKDLEKYLVDAEIHAQTEGSDHCPVVLFLDFKK, encoded by the coding sequence ATGAAATTAATATCTTGGAACGTAAATGGAATTAGAGCAGCTATAAAGAAAGGTTTTTTAGATTATTTTAATGAGCAAAATGCTGATATATTCTGTTTACAAGAAACAAAATTAAGTGCAGGACAATTAGATTTAGAATTAAAAGGTTATCACCAATATTGGAACTATGCTGAAAAAAAAGGTTATTCAGGAACTGCAATTTTTACTAAGGAAGAACCTTTATCAGTTAGTTATGGTCTAGGTATAGAAGAACATGACAAAGAAGGAAGAGTTATTACTCTTGAATTTGAAAAATTCTATATGATAACAGTTTACACTCCTAACTCTAAAGATGAACTTTTAAGACTTGACTATAGAATGGTATGGGAAGATGAATTCAGAAAGTACCTAAAAAATTTAGAAAAGAAAAAACCTGTGGTTGTTTGTGGAGACTTAAATGTTGCTCATAAAGAAATAGATTTGAAGAATCCAAAGACTAATAGAAGAAATGCAGGATTTACTGATGAAGAAAGAGGTAAGTTTACTGAGCTTTTAGAAAGTGGTTTCATTGATACATTTAGATATTTCTATCCTGACTTAGAACATGCATACTCTTGGTGGTCATATAGAGCAAATGCAAGAAAAAATAATACAGGGTGGAGAATAGATTATTTTGTTGTATCTAAGGATCTTGAAAAATATCTAGTAGATGCAGAAATTCATGCTCAAACAGAAGGATCAGACCATTGCCCAGTGGTACTATTCTTAGATTTTAAAAAATAA